In Mycobacterium branderi, the DNA window CGACCAGCGTGGCCAGCGCGGCGGTGTCGATGGCGTCGCTGGCATCGAACGGGGTCACCGGGTAGGCGATGATGCCGTGAATGTCGGGCACTGCGGACTCCTCAGCTGGTCAGGACGTCGGGGTGGCGGGCCAGCGCGCGGCGGGCATAGTAGGCGAAATTCGCCCGGCTGCGTTCGGGTCGGAGCGTCCAGTCGTGTGCCTCGCGGGCCAGCTTCTCCGGAAGCTCTTTGATGGTGCCGGCTGCCATGGCGGCCAGTTGCAGTTTGGCCGCCCGCTCGATGAGCACCGCCAGCGAGCATGCCTCCTCGATGCTGGCGCCGGCCACCACCTGACCGTGGTGTGCCAGCAGAATCGCCTTCTTGTCACCGAGGGCGGCGCTGATGATCTCGCCCTCCTCGTTGCCGACCGGAACGCCCGGCCAGTCGGCCAGGAACGCGCAGTCATCGTAGAGCGGAGTGGTGTCCATCTGCGACACCACCAGCGGCACCTCGAGCATCGCCAGCGCCGCGCAGTGGAAGGCGTGGGTGTGCACGATGCACGCAACGTCGGGCCGAGCCCGGTAGATCCAGCTGTGAAAACGGTTGGCGGGGTTGGCCATTCCGTCCCCGTCCAGCACGCAAAGGTCCTCGTCGACCAGCAGCAGGTTGGCGTCGGTGATCTCGTCGAACCCCAGGCCCAGGCGCTGGGTGTAATACGTCCCGGGCTCTTCGGCTCGCGCGGTGATCTGGCCGGCCAGGCCCGAATCGTGTCCGGCGTCGAACAGTGCCCGGCACGTCAATGCCAGCTTTTGGCGGGTGGTCAATTCCGACTCGCCGACGTTGGCCGCAAGAGCGTCCTGCGCGCGTCGCATCAAGTCGGCCTTGGAATCAGTGAACGTGGTGGCCATGTCTGCCAGGCTACTCAGGCCCACAGTCGGCGACGATCCGGTAAGAAACAGGAGTGAGCGAAGAACCCGGCGGCATCAGCCGGCGAGCGGTGTTGACGACGGGCACGGCGGCGATCCTCGGCGTGGGAGTGGGCGGCGCCGCGGCCACCCTGCTGCAGTCGCGGGGCCCCGCACTGTGGTCGCAACCGGATCGCAGCGGCGCGCCGCCGGTGGGCGGTTTGCACCTGCAATTCGGCAAGCATGCCGCCAGCGAGGTGGTGGTGTCGTGGCACACCACCGATCCGGTGCACAACCCGCGGGTGATGGTGGGCACTCCGACGTCGGGCTTCGGCCGCACCGTAGCAGCCGAGACCCGCACCTATCGGGATGCCAAGTCGGGCACCGAGATTCGCGTCAACCACGCGGTGCTGGACAACCTGGTACCCGACACCGACTACGTCTACGCGGCCGTGCACGACGGCACCAGTCCGGAGCTCGGAACGGTGCGCACGGCCCCGTCGGGACGTAAACCGTTGTCCTTCACCAGCTTCGGCGACCAGGCCACCCCGACGCTCGGCCGGCGGACGGGCAACACCTATACCAGCGACAACCTCGGCTCGCCGGCCGCCGGCGACACCACCGCCACGATCGAGCGCATCGGTCCGCTGTTCCACCTGGTCAACGGCGACCTGTGTTACGCCAACCTGGCCACCGACCGGGTCCGCACCTGGTCGGACTGGTTCGAGAACAACAGCCGCTCGGCGCGTTACCGGCCGTGGATGCCGGCGGTCGGCAACCACGAAAACGAGCTCGGCAACGGGCCGGTGGGCTTCGCGGCCTACCAGGCATTCTTCGGGTTGCCCGACTCCGGAGCGGACGCCGAGCTGCGCGGGCTGTGGTATTCGTTCACCGCCGGCTCCGTGCGGGTGATCAGCCTGTCCAACGACGACGTGTGCTTTCAGGACGGCGGCAACTTCTACGTACACGGCTATTCCGGTGGGGCGCAACGTCGTTGGCTGGAAAACGAACTCGCCGACGCGTGGCGCGATCCGGACGTCGACTGGGTGGTGGTATGCATGCACCAGACGGCGATCTCGACCGCCGACCGGACCAACGGCGCGGACCTCGGAATCCGCCAGCAATGGCTGCCCTTGTTCGATCGCTACGGCGTCGATTTGGTGGTGTGCGGTCACGAACACCACTACGAACGCTCGCATCCGGTGCGCGGCACCGTCGACAACGAGACTCGCACACCGATTCCCGTCGACACCCGCCCCGACGTGATCGACACCAGCAAAGGAACCGTGCACGTGGTCATCGGCGGCGGCGGCACGTCGGCGCCGTCGAACACGATGTTCTTCCCGCAACCGCGATGCCGGGTGCTGACCGGCGTCGGCGGATTCGACCCGGCCCGTGGCCGCAAGGCGCCGATCTATGTGACCGAAGACGCGCCGTGGTCGGCGTTTCGCGACCGCGACAACCCGTACGGCTTCGTGGCATTCGACGTCGATCCGGGGTCGCCGGGCGGGAACACCGCGATCACGGCGACGCACTACGCGGTGACCGGGCCATTGGGCGCGATGACCGTGGTCGAGAAGTTCGTCCTCACCAAGCCCCGTGCCTGACCAGCGGTGGTAATGTCATTTTCGCTTTAGACGAATGACACTCTCGAGAGGCGTCGCATGGCTGGAGAATCGGTGGCGCAGTTCGCCGGGCGCGCCCGCGCCTGGCTGGCCGACAACATGCCGCGCATCGACCCGGCCAATCCGCCGTTCGCCGACCGCGGCCAGGAAGCGTCGTGGCAGCGGGCCCGCGAACTGCAGCGCCGGCTCTACGACGGCGGGTTCGCCGGGATCTGCTTCCCGCGCGAATACGGCGGGCTGGGGCTGGACATCGCCTATCAGAAAGCGTTCGACGTCGAAAGCCTCGACTATGAAATGCCGCTGATCCTCAACACGCCGACCTTCACGATCTGCTGCGCGACCATTCTCGACACGGCCAGCGAAGAGCAGAAGCGCCAACACATTTCGGCGGCGCTGCGCGGCGACGAGGTGCTCGTGCAACTGCTCTCCGAGCCCAGCGGCGGGTCGGATCTGGCCGGGGTGATCACCCGTGCCGAGCGCCGCGACGGCAAGTGGGTGGTCAACGGCGCCAAGACCTGGAGCACCGGCGCGTTCGCCGCCGACTACGGGCTGCTGCTGGCGCGAACCAACTGGGAGGTGCCCAAACACGACGGGTTGACGATGTTTCTGGTCCGCATCGACAGCCCCGGGATCACGTTGCGCCGCATCACGCAGGTGAACGGGTCCACGGAGTTCTGCGAGGAGTTCTTCGACAACCTGGAACTCAGCGACGACGACGTGGTCGGCCAAGTGGACCGGGGCTGGGATGTGGCGTCACGCCAGCTCTACCACGAGCGGCGCGCAGTCGGCGGCGGCTCGGAGTTCGCCAGCGGGACCGGCAGCGAAAACGCCCAGGACCACCCACCCGACTACGTCGCGCTGGCGCGGGCGATCGGGCACGACTCCGACCGTGTCCGCGATGCGGCGGGCCGGGCGCTGGTTCACCGCGCGGTGCGCGATCAGCTGATCGACCACGTCTACCGCGGCGTGCTGGACGGTTCGCTGCCCGCGGCGGCCGGTTCGCTGATCCGGCTCTTCCACGCCGAGGCCATCGAACTCGAGGTCGACACCGCGCTGGAGATCGCCGGCACGGCCGGCGTCGTCGGGGACCTGCTCAGTGTGGGCCGGCGCTATCTGTCCCGGCAGACCGCGGCGCTGGGCGGCGGCAGTACGGAGATGGCCCGCAACGTGATCGGTGAACGGGTGCTGGGCTTTCCACGCGAATACGCCGCCGACCGCGGGGTGCCGTTCAACCAGGTCAAGCACTGATCCCTTCTTGGCGCGAGCGTGCGCAGTTGGACATACGCGCTATGAGGTCAGCCGCGAAAGCACTTCGGCGACAACGTCGTCTGCCGCCACGTCGACCTGCTCGCCCGACGTGAGGTCCTTCACCCCGACGGTGCCGGCCTCGATGTCGCGCTCCCCCGCGACCAGCGCGATGCGGGCGCCGGAACGATCCGCCGCCCGCATCGCGCCTTTCAAACCCCGGTCGCCGTAAGCCAAGTCGACGCGCACACCGGCGGCCCGCAGCCGACTAGCCAGCACCGCCAGCCGCAGCTTGGCCTGCTCCCCCAACGGCACCGCGAACACGTCGCAGCGCGCGGTGACACCGACGCTTTTGCCCTCGGCCTTCAGCGCCAAGAGGGTACGGTCCACACCCAGTCCAAACCCGATACCTGAAAGATCTTGTCCGCCAAGCTCTTTCATGAGTCCGTCGTAGCGACCGCCGCCGCCGATGCCGGACTGCGCGCCCAGGCCGTCGTGCACGAACTCGAACGTGGTCTTGGTGTAGTAGTCCAGCCCGCGCACCATCCGCGGGTTGATGACATACGGCACGCCGAGCGCGTCGAGATGGGCCAGCACCGTCTCGAAGTGCTGCTTGGCCACGTCGGAGAGGTGGTCGAGCATCACCGGGGCGTCGGCGGTCATCGCCTTGACGTCCGGGCGCTTGTCGTCGAGCACCCGCATCGGGTTGATCTCGGCGCGCCGACGAGTCTCCGGATCCAGGTCGAGTGCAAACAGGAACTCCTGCAACAGTTCGCGATACTGGGGCCGGCAGGAGTCGTCGCCCAGTGACGTGATCTCCAGCCGGAAGCCGTCGAGCCCCAGCGACCGAAAACCGGCGTCGGCTACCGCGATCACCTCGGCGTCCAGCGCGGGATCGTCGACGCCGATCGCCTCGACACCCACCTGCTGCAGCTGGCGATAGCGGCCGGCCTGCGGGCGTTCGTAGCGGAAGAACGGACCCGCGTAGCACAGCTTCACCGGCAGCGCGCCGCGGTCCAGCCCGTGCTCGATGACCGCGCGCACCACCCCGGCCGTACCCTCGGGCCGCAGCGTCACCGACCGGTCGCCGCGGTCGGCGAAGGTGTACATCTCCTTACTCACCACGTCGGTGGACTCGCCCACCCCGCGGGCGAACAGCGCGGTGTCCTCGAAGATCGGCAGCTCGATGTCGGCATAGCCGGCCCGGCGGGCGGCGTCGAGCAAGCCAGAGCGCACCGCGACAAACGCCGCCGACTCCGGCGGGACGTAGTCGGGTACGCCCTTGGGAGCAGAGAATTGGCTCACGCGGTCAGGCCTTCGAGGAACGGGTTGTGCCGGCGTTCGGCGCCGATCGTGGTCTTGGGGCCGTGACCCGGCAGCACCACGGTCTTGTCGTCGAGCACCAACAGTTTGTCGACGATCGACGTGATCAGGTCGCGGCCACTGCCGCCGAACAGGTCGGTGCGGCCCACCGAGCCCTGGAACAGGGTGTCTCCGGTAAAGACGATGTCGGTTTCATCGCTCACCTTGAACACCACCGAGCCGCGCGTGTGCCCCGGGGTGTGGTCGACGGTGACGGTGATGTCGGCCAGGTCGATCTTGTCGCCGTCGCGGTCGAGTTCGACGACCTGCTTGGGCTCGCGGAACATCGCGGCCATGAACAGCTGCCCGATCCGAGGGCCGAAGCCCTTGATCGGGTCGGTCAGCATGAACCGGTCCTCGGGATGGATGTAGGCAGGACAGCCGAACGTGTCGGACACCTTCTGCGCCGACCAGATGTGGTCGATGTGGCCGTGGGTGAGCAGAACCGCCGCCGGGGTCAGCCGATTTTCGTCGAGAATGCGCCGCAGCGGACCCATCGCACGCTGGCCGGGGTCGACGATGATGGCGTCCGAGCCGGGCCGTTGGGCCAGCACGTAGCAGTTGCAGGCCAGCAACCCGGCGGGAAATCCGGAGATCAACACGGTCCCCAGTTTCCCACGTCAGGGTGCGGGACAGTCATTCACCACGAACTGGCACACTGTAGTGCCGTGCCGACCAACGAACAGCGACGTGCCGCAGCCAAACGCAAACTCGAACGGCAGCTGGAGCGCCAGGCCGAACAAGCCCGCCGGCGTCGGCTTCTGGCGATCATCGGCTTGGCGGTTGCGGTGGTGGTCGTCATCGCAGCGGCGGTGACGACCGTGCTGCTCACCAACCGCGAGCACAAGCACAACACCGCGTCGCCCACCAGCAGCGCATCGCCGACGACGTCGGCTCCCGGCGCGGCGCCGG includes these proteins:
- a CDS encoding MBL fold metallo-hydrolase, with amino-acid sequence MLISGFPAGLLACNCYVLAQRPGSDAIIVDPGQRAMGPLRRILDENRLTPAAVLLTHGHIDHIWSAQKVSDTFGCPAYIHPEDRFMLTDPIKGFGPRIGQLFMAAMFREPKQVVELDRDGDKIDLADITVTVDHTPGHTRGSVVFKVSDETDIVFTGDTLFQGSVGRTDLFGGSGRDLITSIVDKLLVLDDKTVVLPGHGPKTTIGAERRHNPFLEGLTA
- a CDS encoding acyl-CoA dehydrogenase family protein — protein: MAGESVAQFAGRARAWLADNMPRIDPANPPFADRGQEASWQRARELQRRLYDGGFAGICFPREYGGLGLDIAYQKAFDVESLDYEMPLILNTPTFTICCATILDTASEEQKRQHISAALRGDEVLVQLLSEPSGGSDLAGVITRAERRDGKWVVNGAKTWSTGAFAADYGLLLARTNWEVPKHDGLTMFLVRIDSPGITLRRITQVNGSTEFCEEFFDNLELSDDDVVGQVDRGWDVASRQLYHERRAVGGGSEFASGTGSENAQDHPPDYVALARAIGHDSDRVRDAAGRALVHRAVRDQLIDHVYRGVLDGSLPAAAGSLIRLFHAEAIELEVDTALEIAGTAGVVGDLLSVGRRYLSRQTAALGGGSTEMARNVIGERVLGFPREYAADRGVPFNQVKH
- the hisS gene encoding histidine--tRNA ligase; this encodes MSQFSAPKGVPDYVPPESAAFVAVRSGLLDAARRAGYADIELPIFEDTALFARGVGESTDVVSKEMYTFADRGDRSVTLRPEGTAGVVRAVIEHGLDRGALPVKLCYAGPFFRYERPQAGRYRQLQQVGVEAIGVDDPALDAEVIAVADAGFRSLGLDGFRLEITSLGDDSCRPQYRELLQEFLFALDLDPETRRRAEINPMRVLDDKRPDVKAMTADAPVMLDHLSDVAKQHFETVLAHLDALGVPYVINPRMVRGLDYYTKTTFEFVHDGLGAQSGIGGGGRYDGLMKELGGQDLSGIGFGLGVDRTLLALKAEGKSVGVTARCDVFAVPLGEQAKLRLAVLASRLRAAGVRVDLAYGDRGLKGAMRAADRSGARIALVAGERDIEAGTVGVKDLTSGEQVDVAADDVVAEVLSRLTS
- a CDS encoding aldolase, with the translated sequence MATTFTDSKADLMRRAQDALAANVGESELTTRQKLALTCRALFDAGHDSGLAGQITARAEEPGTYYTQRLGLGFDEITDANLLLVDEDLCVLDGDGMANPANRFHSWIYRARPDVACIVHTHAFHCAALAMLEVPLVVSQMDTTPLYDDCAFLADWPGVPVGNEEGEIISAALGDKKAILLAHHGQVVAGASIEEACSLAVLIERAAKLQLAAMAAGTIKELPEKLAREAHDWTLRPERSRANFAYYARRALARHPDVLTS
- a CDS encoding purple acid phosphatase family protein — its product is MSEEPGGISRRAVLTTGTAAILGVGVGGAAATLLQSRGPALWSQPDRSGAPPVGGLHLQFGKHAASEVVVSWHTTDPVHNPRVMVGTPTSGFGRTVAAETRTYRDAKSGTEIRVNHAVLDNLVPDTDYVYAAVHDGTSPELGTVRTAPSGRKPLSFTSFGDQATPTLGRRTGNTYTSDNLGSPAAGDTTATIERIGPLFHLVNGDLCYANLATDRVRTWSDWFENNSRSARYRPWMPAVGNHENELGNGPVGFAAYQAFFGLPDSGADAELRGLWYSFTAGSVRVISLSNDDVCFQDGGNFYVHGYSGGAQRRWLENELADAWRDPDVDWVVVCMHQTAISTADRTNGADLGIRQQWLPLFDRYGVDLVVCGHEHHYERSHPVRGTVDNETRTPIPVDTRPDVIDTSKGTVHVVIGGGGTSAPSNTMFFPQPRCRVLTGVGGFDPARGRKAPIYVTEDAPWSAFRDRDNPYGFVAFDVDPGSPGGNTAITATHYAVTGPLGAMTVVEKFVLTKPRA